A region of Desulfolucanica intricata DNA encodes the following proteins:
- a CDS encoding MerR family DNA-binding transcriptional regulator translates to MVKYLTTKEIKELYNLHISTLHRWSKEGIIHPIKTPGGHRRYDENELLAPMGKAIEIKGNRCAIYARVSTKKQANSGNLTRQLERLKGIAKRRKYTNVVFEEVDDRPSKEPQEELVEDMIAIVTGFSARLYGKRSGRVAKKLAKVIESEVTASENNSEGTNPGTKT, encoded by the coding sequence TTGGTAAAATACCTAACAACAAAAGAAATTAAAGAACTATACAACTTGCACATCAGCACCCTGCACAGGTGGTCTAAAGAAGGAATAATCCATCCCATAAAAACGCCCGGAGGCCATCGCCGGTATGACGAAAACGAACTGCTGGCCCCGATGGGCAAAGCAATTGAAATCAAAGGCAACCGCTGCGCTATTTATGCCAGGGTATCTACCAAAAAACAAGCTAATAGTGGAAATTTAACCCGGCAGCTAGAGCGGCTAAAAGGAATTGCCAAGCGCAGGAAATATACTAATGTAGTCTTTGAAGAAGTAGATGACCGGCCAAGTAAAGAACCGCAAGAAGAACTGGTAGAAGATATGATTGCCATAGTCACCGGCTTTTCAGCCAGACTTTATGGCAAACGTAGCGGCAGAGTAGCAAAAAAGCTGGCAAAAGTCATTGAAAGCGAGGTGACTGCCAGTGAAAACAACAGCGAAGGGACTAATCCTGGAACTAAAACCTGA
- a CDS encoding ATP-binding protein, with translation MTLPQFDGVDSILDTLLMEAEKRSFAYQEFLYKLFKHEVKMRDEKSIERRLKQAAFP, from the coding sequence TTGACTTTACCCCAGTTTGATGGTGTTGACAGTATTCTTGATACCTTGCTGATGGAAGCAGAAAAGAGAAGTTTTGCTTATCAGGAGTTTTTATATAAATTGTTCAAGCATGAGGTTAAGATGCGGGATGAAAAATCTATAGAAAGGCGGCTTAAACAGGCTGCCTTTCCGTAA
- a CDS encoding ATP-binding protein has translation MEQAYNLILLGPPGVGKTLIATGLGLKAVHCGYKVGFTTNSYCYIG, from the coding sequence CTGGAACAGGCGTATAATTTGATACTGCTGGGTCCACCTGGCGTTGGCAAAACCCTAATTGCTACTGGACTTGGGTTGAAGGCGGTGCACTGTGGCTATAAAGTTGGTTTTACAACCAATAGCTACTGCTATATTGGATAG
- a CDS encoding ATP-binding protein translates to MAIKLVLQPIATAILDRLIHRSEVIILTGDSYRLNHRKTIFGNN, encoded by the coding sequence GTGGCTATAAAGTTGGTTTTACAACCAATAGCTACTGCTATATTGGATAGACTTATCCACAGGAGCGAGGTGATAATCCTAACTGGTGATAGCTATAGATTGAACCACAGGAAAACCATTTTTGGTAATAACTAG
- a CDS encoding Mph(B) family macrolide 2'-phosphotransferase yields the protein MSKDMKQVLEIAKKHNLILKEETMQFNESGLDFQVVFAEDESGIDWVLRLPRREDVMPRTKVEKQALDLVNQYVKSFQAPNWIIYTDELIAYKKLDGVPAGTIDHSIGNYVWEIDINDVPESFHKSLGRVLAELHGIPSDKAAELGLVVQTPEEARMSMKKRMDDVKTKFGVGEKLWNRWLVWINDDDMWPKKTGLIHGDVHAGHTMIDKEANVIGLIDWTEAKVTDISNDFVFNYKAFGEEGLEALIIAYKEAGGYYWPKMKEHIIELVAAYPVSIAEFAIVSGVEEYVQMAKKALEVEGVTVK from the coding sequence TTCAATGAATCCGGACTTGATTTTCAAGTCGTATTTGCAGAAGATGAAAGTGGAATTGATTGGGTTCTTAGACTACCTAGACGGGAAGATGTGATGCCAAGAACAAAGGTAGAAAAACAAGCATTAGATTTGGTTAATCAGTATGTCAAATCTTTCCAGGCACCAAACTGGATTATCTATACTGATGAACTAATAGCATACAAAAAGTTAGATGGTGTCCCAGCAGGAACTATAGATCATAGTATAGGAAACTATGTTTGGGAGATAGATATTAACGATGTTCCGGAATCATTTCACAAGTCTCTTGGTAGGGTGTTAGCAGAGCTTCACGGTATACCAAGTGATAAAGCTGCTGAACTTGGTCTAGTCGTCCAAACACCAGAAGAAGCAAGAATGTCAATGAAGAAGCGTATGGATGATGTAAAAACAAAGTTTGGTGTTGGTGAGAAACTATGGAACAGATGGCTGGTATGGATTAATGATGATGATATGTGGCCTAAGAAAACCGGACTGATTCATGGAGATGTACATGCCGGACATACTATGATAGATAAAGAGGCTAATGTGATTGGATTAATCGACTGGACCGAAGCTAAAGTTACTGATATTTCAAACGACTTTGTTTTCAACTATAAGGCTTTTGGAGAAGAAGGACTAGAAGCTTTAATAATTGCTTATAAAGAAGCTGGAGGTTATTATTGGCCTAAGATGAAAGAGCATATTATTGAACTGGTCGCTGCATATCCGGTTTCAATTGCTGAGTTTGCAATTGTATCTGGTGTTGAGGAATATGTTCAGATGGCGAAGAAAGCATTGGAAGTAGAAGGTGTGACTGTCAAGTAA